The following coding sequences lie in one Deltaproteobacteria bacterium genomic window:
- a CDS encoding right-handed parallel beta-helix repeat-containing protein yields the protein MIFRSIGATVAVAAAIVTALAVSPAAAATLKVDDDGVQCPGAYPTLQAAVAAAAAGDKIKVCPGSYGGQVTISVPLKIFGKAPKPKTCNTLAPLDPTLHSIFTPPGVPGLGGIGIDVLADAVTIQGMVFTGAGETAVRTDPANVKFSLKNSVFTSNANGVYFHSAVGSKSSVKGNCFHQNGTGVRTGYGLRDASIAKNYFFKSNVAAGIIMDQLSAATNDRIKITGNRSESDVTFAVILGTLDSSFSKNKVNSDGTTGTAVFVGGKNTNLVITGNTVTNAGTRAIRFNTQFFPGFPPGGASTGVTVTKNVIDKAGSHGIAVDSGAGESALVASTIVKNTVTDSGQDGAGDGIRIVDFMAMGANGGNTVEDNEVSGSFNHDCHDTTTGAGTAGTASTWVGNTATTHNVANLCFTGAANGVAD from the coding sequence ATGATCTTCCGATCAATCGGCGCGACCGTTGCCGTCGCCGCCGCGATTGTCACCGCGCTCGCCGTGTCTCCCGCTGCGGCCGCCACGCTCAAGGTCGACGACGACGGCGTGCAGTGCCCGGGCGCCTACCCCACCCTCCAGGCGGCCGTGGCCGCCGCGGCCGCCGGCGACAAGATCAAGGTGTGCCCGGGCTCCTACGGCGGGCAGGTCACGATCAGCGTGCCGCTCAAGATCTTCGGCAAGGCTCCGAAGCCGAAGACCTGCAACACCCTGGCCCCCCTCGACCCGACCCTGCACAGCATCTTCACGCCTCCGGGGGTTCCCGGCCTCGGCGGCATCGGCATCGACGTCCTCGCGGACGCCGTCACCATCCAAGGCATGGTCTTCACCGGCGCCGGTGAGACGGCGGTCCGCACCGACCCCGCCAACGTGAAGTTCTCGCTCAAGAACAGCGTCTTCACGTCGAACGCCAACGGCGTGTACTTCCACTCGGCCGTCGGATCGAAGAGCTCGGTCAAGGGCAATTGCTTCCACCAGAACGGCACCGGCGTCCGCACGGGCTACGGCCTGCGGGACGCGTCGATCGCGAAGAACTACTTCTTCAAGAGCAACGTCGCGGCGGGCATCATCATGGATCAGCTGTCGGCCGCCACGAACGACCGCATCAAGATCACCGGCAATCGGTCCGAATCCGACGTGACCTTCGCGGTGATCCTTGGCACCCTCGACTCGTCGTTCTCCAAGAACAAGGTCAACAGCGATGGGACGACCGGCACCGCGGTCTTCGTCGGCGGCAAGAACACCAATCTCGTGATCACCGGGAACACGGTGACGAACGCCGGGACCCGCGCCATTCGCTTCAACACCCAGTTCTTCCCGGGCTTCCCGCCGGGCGGCGCGAGCACGGGCGTAACGGTGACCAAGAACGTCATCGACAAAGCCGGATCACACGGGATCGCGGTCGACTCGGGCGCCGGCGAGTCCGCGCTCGTGGCTTCGACCATCGTGAAGAACACCGTGACGGACAGCGGTCAGGACGGCGCCGGCGACGGCATCCGGATCGTCGACTTCATGGCGATGGGCGCGAACGGCGGCAACACGGTCGAGGACAACGAGGTCTCGGGGAGCTTCAACCACGACTGCCACGACACCACGACCGGGGCCGGGACGGCGGGTACGGCGAGCACCTGGGTGGGCAACACGGCGACCACCCACAACGTGGCAA
- a CDS encoding NAD(P)H-quinone oxidoreductase, whose amino-acid sequence MKAILVAADGSGNMAWGDAPSPSPGANEVLVDVHASAVNRADLLQRRGFYPPPAGESEVLGLEAAGVVAAAGSAVTRVRVGDRVCCLLAGGGYAEQVVVHEAMALPIPDAMDFVRAAAIPEAFYTAFVNIVQEASLAPGERVLIHAGASGVGTAAIQLVKARGGVVYVTAGSDDKIARCLELGAEAGINYKTESFPERVAALTGKEGVDVILDCVGGSYLEGNVASLRSRGRLVVIGLMGGTRAEVNLGLLVSRRLRIVGSVLRTRSLAEKVAITDAFRTDVWPLFANGALRPIVDRSYPIADAAAAHDYVAANRNFGKVVLAIRG is encoded by the coding sequence ATGAAGGCGATCCTGGTCGCGGCCGACGGCTCCGGGAACATGGCGTGGGGCGACGCGCCGTCGCCGAGTCCCGGTGCGAACGAGGTCCTCGTCGACGTCCACGCGAGCGCGGTCAATCGCGCCGACCTGCTGCAGCGCCGCGGCTTCTATCCGCCGCCGGCCGGCGAGTCGGAGGTCCTCGGGCTCGAGGCCGCGGGTGTGGTCGCCGCGGCCGGCTCCGCCGTCACGCGCGTCCGCGTCGGAGATCGCGTGTGCTGTCTGCTCGCGGGCGGCGGCTACGCCGAGCAGGTCGTCGTCCACGAGGCGATGGCGCTGCCGATCCCGGACGCAATGGACTTCGTGCGGGCGGCGGCGATTCCGGAGGCGTTCTACACCGCCTTCGTGAACATCGTGCAGGAGGCGAGCCTGGCGCCGGGCGAGCGCGTGCTCATCCACGCCGGAGCGAGCGGCGTCGGCACGGCGGCGATCCAGCTCGTGAAGGCACGCGGTGGCGTCGTGTACGTGACCGCCGGCAGCGACGACAAGATCGCGCGTTGCCTGGAACTCGGCGCCGAGGCCGGCATCAACTACAAGACCGAGAGCTTCCCCGAGCGGGTCGCCGCGCTCACCGGCAAGGAAGGCGTCGACGTGATCCTCGACTGCGTCGGCGGATCGTACCTCGAGGGCAACGTGGCGAGCCTCCGGTCGCGAGGCCGCCTCGTCGTCATCGGGCTCATGGGCGGCACCAGGGCGGAGGTGAACCTCGGGCTCCTCGTGTCGCGGCGCCTGCGCATCGTCGGCTCGGTGCTCCGGACGCGCTCGCTCGCCGAGAAGGTCGCCATCACCGACGCGTTCCGGACCGACGTGTGGCCCCTGTTCGCGAACGGCGCGTTGCGGCCGATCGTCGACCGGTCCTACCCTATCGCAGATGCCGCAGCCGCGCATGACTACGTGGCTGCCAACCGGAACTTCGGCAAGGTCGTCCTCGCGATCCGCGGCTGA
- a CDS encoding MaoC family dehydratase: protein MAIIRKQHGHFLEDFEPGSLLRHKGGKTITEGLFAIFTDFSMTANPLAKSRRYARAYGYRDLVVPPGIVMAVVFSQSVEDVSENARANLEYIDMRFGVPVCVGDTLEAETLVLGVKGSSKDPTLGVVHVQTTGRNQNGEVVLTFQRKVQVWKKDANATLATGEAAPRDVQAGLTIPAYDPSRKELTHFSSPDTYFEDFAVGDVYEHTRGRVVTTDHIMLTGILDNTSQVHCNQWMVTENPDKYVGGQLIVFGGLPFNLCLGIASADIADNALADVRYVTGKHTAPIFAGDTVFAATEIREKRDFPGRPDLGVLASTLRGHKFRKKDGRVEKIEIFYLELEQALKRRSHYA, encoded by the coding sequence ATGGCCATCATCCGCAAACAACACGGTCACTTCCTGGAAGACTTCGAGCCGGGATCGCTGCTCCGCCACAAGGGCGGCAAGACCATCACCGAGGGGCTCTTCGCGATCTTCACCGACTTCTCGATGACCGCGAATCCGCTCGCCAAGAGCCGGCGCTACGCGCGAGCCTACGGCTACCGCGACCTGGTCGTGCCGCCGGGCATCGTCATGGCGGTCGTCTTCAGCCAGAGCGTCGAGGACGTCTCCGAGAACGCGCGCGCCAACCTCGAGTACATCGACATGCGCTTCGGCGTGCCGGTGTGCGTCGGCGACACGCTCGAAGCGGAGACCCTCGTGCTCGGCGTGAAGGGCTCGTCGAAGGACCCGACGCTCGGCGTCGTGCACGTGCAGACCACGGGGCGCAACCAGAACGGCGAGGTCGTGCTGACGTTCCAGCGCAAGGTGCAGGTCTGGAAGAAGGACGCGAACGCCACGCTCGCGACGGGTGAGGCGGCGCCGCGCGACGTCCAGGCCGGCCTCACCATCCCCGCCTACGACCCGAGCCGGAAAGAGCTCACGCACTTTTCGAGCCCCGACACGTATTTCGAGGACTTCGCCGTCGGGGACGTCTACGAGCACACGCGCGGCCGCGTCGTCACGACCGATCACATCATGCTGACCGGCATCCTCGACAACACCTCGCAGGTGCACTGCAACCAGTGGATGGTCACGGAGAACCCCGACAAGTACGTCGGCGGGCAGCTCATCGTGTTCGGCGGCCTGCCGTTCAATCTCTGCCTCGGCATCGCGTCGGCCGACATCGCCGACAACGCGCTCGCCGACGTGCGCTACGTGACCGGCAAGCACACGGCGCCGATCTTCGCGGGCGACACCGTGTTCGCCGCGACCGAGATCCGCGAGAAGCGCGACTTCCCCGGGCGGCCCGACCTCGGCGTCCTGGCCTCGACGCTGCGCGGCCACAAGTTCCGCAAGAAGGACGGCCGGGTCGAGAAGATCGAGATCTTCTACCTCGAGCTGGAGCAGGCGCTGAAGCGGCGCAGCCACTACGCGTGA